A segment of the Candidatus Moraniibacteriota bacterium genome:
ATGCCCAACTGCGCGATGATGGTGTCGCCCTATAAATTAAAAACCGGAGAAAAAGGAGTGCTGGCTCTCATTGGCCCTAAAAGGATGGAATACGCCAAAAATAAGTCGCTAATTGAGTATATGAAGAAGTTGTTGAGTTCGGCGGTAGTAGTAATATTAGTGGTAAATTTATTGTAATAAAATGTTATTCCGGGCTTGACCCGGAATCCAGAAAAATAAAGACGTGAGAAAGAGTAACGACAAAATTATGACCAAGAAAAAAGAAAAAGAAGAAGATGTAATAAAGGAACAGGATATTGAAAAAGCCGCTAAAGAAGAAATTGAACTTGCTGAAGGCGAGGTTGAGGCGGAAAAGATCGACAAAAAGGTGCACGAAGAACTGATAAAAACAGCAGAAAATTATATTTCCGGCTGGAAACGCTGCCAAGCCGATTTTGAAAATTATAAAAAAGACCAGGCGCGAAGAATGGAGGAATTTCGAGAGTTCGCCACTCTGGACTTTGTGTTCCAAATTTTTCCGGTGTTAGATAGTTTTGAAAGTTCACTCACTCATGTTCCTGAAGACCAGAAAGAAAGCGCGTGGGTCGGCGGGATATTGCATATAAAAAAGCAGCTAGAAGAGCTTTTAAGGAATAATAAGGTAGAG
Coding sequences within it:
- a CDS encoding nucleotide exchange factor GrpE, with translation MTKKKEKEEDVIKEQDIEKAAKEEIELAEGEVEAEKIDKKVHEELIKTAENYISGWKRCQADFENYKKDQARRMEEFREFATLDFVFQIFPVLDSFESSLTHVPEDQKESAWVGGILHIKKQLEELLRNNKVEEIEARAGDEFNPEVHEAVKQESGIANQESGNKISKVLQKGYKMEKRVIRPARVIVE